The following is a genomic window from Prunus persica cultivar Lovell chromosome G7, Prunus_persica_NCBIv2, whole genome shotgun sequence.
CATGACTAATTGTCATAATTCAGTTAATAGGAATGCTCATGCAATTTATTTCATTAATTGATTCAGTTCTTAGTTTGTACTGCGTTCTTTAAGGTTGCAGTTGGTACTCAATGCACAACTCTTTTCTGCTAGGGTTTTAGGATAACTACCATCAAATCATTTTTCCATCTGGACACAGTTCTtaaatgtaatatatattatttacatTGCACCATGCCATAAGTAAGAATTAATCAATTGCTTCTGTGTCGGATAGGTTGCAATTGGTAGGAGGCTTGGCATTGACGAACCCCAGCTTATGAAAATAATGAGAGCTACCCTTCACACACATAATGAATGGTTTAAACTTCAAATGTGTAAAGATCACTTTGAAAATCTATTGAAGATTGATTCCTTAAAAGATGTTACTACTCCTTCGCTCGCTGCTGCTGCAATTTCAAAGTCAAATGCAGATAGTTGCTCTAACGGGTCTTCCCAAGTTACAGTATCTTCAAGCACCAGGATGGTGGAAGATGGGAGCAGTCTGACTCAAGTTTCATCTAGAGATGTTGTGTGTGATGAAAATGCAATACTGAAAGTAATGGTAAGTTATGAACTTAAGTTACATCTTTCTGTACATTGCCTTGCCTTTTGAGTGgtggttttttggttttgaggaACTTTTTAGTTTTACCTCCATAGGCTTACCAAAGATTGGCATCTTCATAGATTATTCCTATCCATTGTGCATCATTTGTCATTCCCATTCCTGGTCTTTCCTTGCGACATAAGATTACTTGATTATCAATACATTCCCCAACCAAAAGGGTTCCCCTATGTCAACAAGAAATGTTAATCCAGATCTTTGTATGGTTATCCCATCTTCTAAATTCTAACACATGTTTGTTCCGTACAACTAATTATACTATTTTGGACGATTGCAGGAGTTTCTAGCCTTGCCCAGGGCTGATGCCATCCATCTTCTTGCACAGTACAATGGAAACGCTGAGACAGTCATTCAGCAAATATTTGCATAGTTTGAATTGTAGCGGTTTTGCAGCTATCCTATGTACGATTAATTTTTCCCTATTATTTGATTCAATTTGTGCATAAGAGTTTCCCATGTAGATAGACATACACGTAGTTACAAAGAGAGGTACAGTATTATGTCTTGTAAACACTTACACTGGCTGTTCTTGGTATATTATCATGTATGGGGATTCTGTCAGCCATTAATAAAACACTGTTGGTTgataaaaagaggaagaaagcaTTGATGGATTGGTTTTGTGGTTTTATATTGTTTGTTAGCATTGAGTAGGTCCAATTTGCCTTAGGTGTGTGGGTTTTTGGAGTTCTCCATTGCCTTGATTCTAAATGACAATGCATGAAAATTGCAAAAACCCTATATGTGAAGCATCAAATAAGTCACTATTGGGTATGAAAATGGAattgagtttttttcttttgccttctagaaaaagataattatttaaatttcattaataaaaagaaCCTAAATACAATCAAACGTTGTAACCGgcaaaaagaataataataaaaatatacaatcAGCGTCCATCCAGCTCCAAGACACAATTAGGAGCCCCATACCCTTTGCTTATGCAGTAGAGGCTGCTGTGGATTATTATGCTAACTTTCCAAATaattttcagaaaatatatttccaaaTTCAACGACTTGCATTGCCATTGCTAGCTAGAGCCTTGAAGGAGATACAAGCAAGCAGCGCACTTACAACACAACTCATTACTTTATGTcagattttggtgattttgacTCCCGGAGCTTCTTTTCGTCCGAAAGTAATTTTGCAAACCTACAATGCAATACAAGCATTTTCTTGGTCAACAAGCATTAACACAatcaatgatgatgatgaggagtcGTTGACTAATTCTAATTCAAGAAAAAATGTTGATTCTGCATCTGCAGCATAACCATCTGATAAGGGTTACCTTTGAAGTGCTTGCTGATTGGTGCCACCATTTTCAACTGGTTCGTAGAGACCCGTATCCAAATCCATGGTTGAAATTGGTTTCTGGAGCAATGTATTCCCAACTTCCACTAGATTTTCCAAGTTCTCCTTGGTAGCTTTATCAGCTGAAGCTAGATTTCCCTCTAGCGTGTCCTCCTGGTTTCTCAATATTCAATagaatatatttttgtaaattaacgaacatataaattataatataaatatattatattcaaacTCAGTTACCTCAATTCTGAGGTAGTTCTGTTCAGAATGGAGGGCTTGGAAAACCACAGAGTTGTGGTAGTCAACCATACAAGCACCTGCTTCATCAAAGCATTCCAATAAAGGACTTGACCCATCCTCGTATAACCACCCTATAACACCCCATTTGGAAACCTTCTTAGCATTGTACCTCAGCTCACTTCTGTTTGAGCCTGTCCCAAACGAAACCAACAAAAGACGATCGTATAACTCCATGGGCTTAATCTCCATGAAATCTGGATTTTGCTTCTCAGTTTGTTTTATCACTTCACTAATGGCAACCGAAGCCTGAAACCATATTAGATTTAGCAACAGTGAAATTAAGTCAGTCATGCCACACCCTCCAAATTGCATACAAAACACTGCGTCACAGTCTGAGAAATGCTAACTGGACTTGCTTAAAAGAAAGTGCGGCTGTAAACTTTCTTATAAGCAAGTCTCTTTAGCATTTCCCGTCACTCTTACTGTATATGGTATACTGAACTCTaaaatctattaaaaaaaattcatgcgtAATTAAGAGCATCACCGGATTATTAGCGGCCACGCCACCATCGATGAGGTTGAACTCTTTTGGTTCCCCTTGTTGATCATTGTTTTCAAAATAGTGGGCAGGGAGCAAAGTTGGTGCTGCTGAGGTACCAATGCAAATGTCTGAAAGTTTAGCATTCAACACTGGACGGCTTGTCACCTTGATCATGACAAAAATACTTAGAACTTCGCTTAATTATCAATCAAATTCCAAATGAAATTACTGATTTCTCATAATTGgtaattagtaattaataTACTGAATAAACAACCTGATAAGAGGAAAATATGACAGGCAGAAGTTTCTTGACGTCAAACGTTGGAATAACCACGTTTGTCAAGGTTTGGTCCAACCTTTTGTCCCCTACTATATTTCTTATTAGCTTGTGCAAATACTTTCCATCATACTTGGGTCCTGTTAGAACTTTAACTAGATCTACAACTGCGGCACACAATCCGCTGTATAATCATGAGTAACCGAAAGAGCGTTAGTTACCAGTTTAGTGATACTTTTCTTCATGTTGTTTGAAGAGATCCGAGTTCGaatctttcttctttgacATAAATACGACAAAATTATATATCGATGCATCTAATTACAATTTTCATATTAGTGTTTCAATAATATTACCTTGATTGTGGGAAAATTTTTGGACAGTTGTCAAGGTAAAATGGGACAATATCTTTGGCAGCGTATAATGGTCTATTGTTGTCATTAGGTGCTGCTAGCATAGTCGCAATTAGACCACCTGTGCTTGTCCCAGAAATAACGTCAAAGTAATCTGCAAGCCTTGCATCTTCACCATCTAGTTCCTAATTAGTTAATACCACCTATTTAATAATGTAATTATGTAAAGCTTATTAtaaatcaaaaacaaaaagtgttACCAAGCGAGCCCTTACCTGAAGTTGAGATTCAAGGTAAGCAAGAAGAACACCGGGGATGATTCCTCTAATTCCTCCTCCATCTATACTGAGAACTGTTATGAGGTTGCCATATTTTGGAGGCTGAAGGACATTTAGAGATGAGCTTATATTTTCCATCTGTTGTGACAAGCTTGTGGATGTGGTGATCGATATAATATGTGAACCTATATAGGTAAACAATCGAAAATGACACACTGTGGCTTGGACTTGGAGGCATTGGGTTTTGCGTGCTTATACCATGCCTTCAATACTCCTTATTTTATAGCCATTTGTTCATACTTCAATATCAATCCAATTTAATAAAACCTAGGCagtttttttggtcaagaaTAAAACCTAGAGGTAGTGTTTTCAAGAACATGTGTTGGTTTAACTAAAGGAGTATAAGATAAGGTCAATAAAAATGATTGGACTTAACTGATGGTCTCCCAATATGAAGTACCTTATTGCTATTCAAATCTTGAAATAGGTTAAATTCTAGTCTTACTAATGTCACACGAAATTCCAAAAAATATACGTTTGTTTACGTGAccaattaaatcaaaataaaataacctttgtgggtttatttatttatttattttttccttgttcAAAGAATAGGAAGAACAAATCCACAAGGAAcacaattaaattaacaaattattatattttgcaaaGATTAAATCCAAGAAACTTTGACATTTGGGTGGCAATGCTGGTGAGCGGGTCCAGTCAGTTCAAGTAATGTGGTACTAATTATTTGCACTTTCTTTTAGAGTTTGTTTGTGAgtgattttgaataagcaTATGGGCTTCTTTATAtcattttaagtgattttaagtAATTCTGAGAAGAAACACATCTCATGTGCTTTttcataaaatcatttaaagtGATTATACGAAGAAGTGATTCTTCATAGTGCTTGATCTATCCAGAATTACTCTCAAACAAACCCTTGATCTTTTGGttacatacatacatgcatagatatatgtatatataattaatataattttaagaAAGTCATATCAtatctttctctcttcaaGTTTGGGGTGCGGGTattgagtatatatatatacgaaaAGTCTAAGCGCGTGCTTTAAATGTAAATATTTAAGATTATCCAGGGTTTAGTAAACCAAGTCATGACTCATTGCTCTTGCAagattatttaataaatattcatCTTTGTTGTTCATAAATATTAAGGTTAATAATTTATAGCAACTAGGTagcaataaaaatgaaaacccaCACGAAATCTGAGGTAGGTAAAGGTAATGAGCTAATTCCACAAGAAAAGATAACGGATCCGAGGCTTTATATTTAGATATTGTACATTTATTTGTATTTCGTAAGATTATCTTAACGATTTAACTATTTAAGACATAACACATAGTATTTaaataaactttaaaaaaaaaatctctaataacttaattcaatttaaaatttaaaaaaaaaaattcaagattaaaaaagaagacatgCAACTCTCCCTCCCCACCCTTATCCCCGCCATCCATACCCAACTCAAAGCCGCCCTGGCCaccaccatctctctctccctctcacaCACAGATTGACCCCCACAACCATGAAATAAGCAGGGTGTGAATACAAATCCAAA
Proteins encoded in this region:
- the LOC18771637 gene encoding patatin-like protein 1 isoform X1; protein product: MENISSSLNVLQPPKYGNLITVLSIDGGGIRGIIPGVLLAYLESQLQELDGEDARLADYFDVISGTSTGGLIATMLAAPNDNNRPLYAAKDIVPFYLDNCPKIFPQSSGLCAAVVDLVKVLTGPKYDGKYLHKLIRNIVGDKRLDQTLTNVVIPTFDVKKLLPVIFSSYQVTSRPVLNAKLSDICIGTSAAPTLLPAHYFENNDQQGEPKEFNLIDGGVAANNPASVAISEVIKQTEKQNPDFMEIKPMELYDRLLLVSFGTGSNRSELRYNAKKVSKWGVIGWLYEDGSSPLLECFDEAGACMVDYHNSVVFQALHSEQNYLRIEEDTLEGNLASADKATKENLENLVEVGNTLLQKPISTMDLDTGLYEPVENGGTNQQALQRFAKLLSDEKKLRESKSPKSDIK
- the LOC18771637 gene encoding patatin-like protein 1 isoform X3, whose product is MLAAPNDNNRPLYAAKDIVPFYLDNCPKIFPQSSGLCAAVVDLVKVLTGPKYDGKYLHKLIRNIVGDKRLDQTLTNVVIPTFDVKKLLPVIFSSYQVTSRPVLNAKLSDICIGTSAAPTLLPAHYFENNDQQGEPKEFNLIDGGVAANNPASVAISEVIKQTEKQNPDFMEIKPMELYDRLLLVSFGTGSNRSELRYNAKKVSKWGVIGWLYEDGSSPLLECFDEAGACMVDYHNSVVFQALHSEQNYLRIEEDTLEGNLASADKATKENLENLVEVGNTLLQKPISTMDLDTGLYEPVENGGTNQQALQRFAKLLSDEKKLRESKSPKSDIK
- the LOC18771637 gene encoding patatin-like protein 1 isoform X2 is translated as MENISSSLNVLQPPKYGNLITVLSIDGGGIRGIIPGVLLAYLESQLQELDGEDARLADYFDVISGTSTGGLIATMLAAPNDNNRPLYAAKDIVPFYLDNCPKIFPQSSGLCAAVVDLVKVLTGPKYDGKYLHKLIRNIVGDKRLDQTLTNVVIPTFDVKKLLPVIFSSYQVTSRPVLNAKLSDICIGTSAAPTLLPAHYFENNDQQGEPKEFNLIDGGVAANNPASVAISEVIKQTEKQNPDFMEIKPMELYDRLLLVSFGTGSNRSELRYNAKKVSKWGVIGWLYEDGSSPLLECFDEAGACMVDYHNSVVFQALHSEQNYLRIEKPGGHARGKSSFS